Within the candidate division KSB1 bacterium genome, the region ATTCGATTTTATTGTTTGCGATTTTGTATGCTGTGGTACTGAGCCGCGTATCTATTCCATTGCAGAATTGGAGCCGTCGCTTGAATCTGATTTTAGTGATCCAGGCAGACCTCGCGGCTGAAAATGGAGATATGGCTAAAATTTCGCGGCTGAATTACTTTGGAGTTCTTAATTCATTGTTTTTTGGTATTTTATTTTCTGCTATTTCCTTTTTTTTAGGTAAATATATTGTGCAATCCGCTGTACTCAGTTTTCCGTTTCAAATAAGCTTGCCGTTTCTAAAGCCGACACTCTTGGGTGCTGGTTTGGGAGCTATGTTTTGGCTGTTTCTGAAAAGAACGACCTTTCGGTACACTTTGATGGGAACGGTGATGTCGGCGATTGCTTTGTTAATTGTCTGGATATACTAATCGATATGGTCCGTTTAGAACCGTTTGATTTTATTCGAATAATTTATCGCTCGTTTTATATTCAGGCCGCTTGGAATTCTGAACGAATGTTGGGCCTAGGTTATTGCTTTTGCTTGGTGCCATTTATTAAAAAGGCTTTTGCTAAAGGTGAGGACCGGGCCAAGTTTCTCAAAAGGAATTTACAGTTTTTTAACACGCACCCTTATATGGCGACCTGGATCCTGGGTGCAATAATAAAATTGGAAGTAGAGTCGATTCACGGGGCTAAGTTCGA harbors:
- a CDS encoding PTS sugar transporter subunit IIC, which produces MDILLFCLMGGIVSADTDSAWQSMVSQPLIACSIAGMLMGDLALGCVVGVLLQLPYLVELPVGGARVSLGNLAAFISAGLVVKLNQVFPDQTNSILLFAILYAVVLSRVSIPLQNWSRRLNLILVIQADLAAENGDMAKISRLNYFGVLNSLFFGILFSAISFFLGKYIVQSAVLSFPFQISLPFLKPTLLGAGLGAMFWLFLKRTTFRYTLMGTVMSAIALLIVWIY